The Arcanobacterium pinnipediorum genome includes the window CATTAACGCTCCTCCCGCAGCCAGCAACGCACACGTAACAGCTATAGCCAACAAAATAGGTAACGGAACCGAATATATTTCAGACACCTACATCACTCCACAGTTGGGGCAATATCGTCGATTGTTGCCCGCGGATCATTCGGATCCCTGGGGCGGCGAGCAAGGAACGTGAGCAGAAGGCGACGTTGAAGATCGAACATTTCTTTCTTTTCTTCCGGCTCAGCATGGTCGTAGCCAAGAAGATGTAGGATTCCGTGAGTAGTCAGTAATAAGATTTCTTCCATAGTGTTATGCCCCGCAGCAAGAGCTTGGCGGGCTGCAACCTGCGGGCAGATTGCAATGTCTCCAAGCATACCCGGGCG containing:
- the ybeY gene encoding rRNA maturation RNase YbeY, producing MIDVNDESGFHPAPVLDEISELATWVLDDLRVHPQADLSIVMLDEEAMAALHVEWMDLEGPTDVMSFPMDELRPTPLGEEPRPGMLGDIAICPQVAARQALAAGHNTMEEILLLTTHGILHLLGYDHAEPEEKKEMFDLQRRLLLTFLARRPRDPNDPRATIDDIAPTVE